The Polyangiaceae bacterium genome includes a region encoding these proteins:
- a CDS encoding serine/threonine protein kinase, translating to MTAPLPSEPRVLAGKYALGRVLGAGGAGIVFEAENLLVGRRVAVKVLRAELAADPEQRSAFLAEARATARVDHPGVVEVLDLGLDRGGAPFIVMELLEGETLRDIVAARGPVPAPYACELLAQILAAVAAAHRAGIIHCDLKPSNVLVTHPAPDRPLVKVLDFGIAEGLVEHQWLGRTGTPLYRAPEQAQGIPPDQRTDVYSAAAILYELLSGTPPFTGESEAEILSAQLNGRLAPMNQLPSSLAGAIRAALSPDPNARPASAEELFERVAAHADPKRVASLNPASLRSRAPIPLVARRAVAAIPPAPPMPALESLGEPDESWRPEPTRSWAATGLALVSGFSLGAALCWWLMF from the coding sequence GTGACGGCCCCCCTCCCCTCGGAGCCCCGCGTCCTGGCCGGCAAGTACGCGCTCGGGCGCGTGCTCGGAGCCGGCGGCGCGGGCATTGTCTTCGAGGCCGAGAACCTCCTCGTCGGGCGCCGCGTCGCCGTGAAGGTACTGCGGGCCGAGCTCGCCGCCGATCCGGAGCAGCGGAGCGCGTTCCTCGCCGAGGCGCGCGCGACCGCCCGCGTGGACCACCCCGGTGTCGTCGAGGTGCTGGATCTCGGGCTCGACCGCGGAGGTGCTCCGTTCATCGTGATGGAGCTGCTCGAGGGCGAGACGCTACGGGACATCGTGGCGGCCCGCGGCCCGGTACCGGCACCTTACGCCTGTGAGCTCTTGGCGCAGATCCTCGCGGCCGTCGCTGCGGCCCACCGCGCGGGCATCATCCACTGCGATCTGAAGCCGTCCAACGTGCTCGTCACGCACCCGGCCCCGGATCGCCCGCTGGTGAAGGTGCTGGACTTCGGCATCGCGGAGGGGTTGGTCGAGCACCAGTGGCTTGGCCGCACCGGAACGCCGCTCTACCGCGCGCCGGAGCAGGCCCAGGGGATCCCGCCGGATCAGCGGACTGATGTGTACTCCGCCGCTGCCATCCTGTACGAGCTGCTCAGCGGAACGCCGCCGTTCACGGGTGAGAGCGAGGCCGAGATCCTGAGCGCCCAGCTGAACGGTCGCCTCGCGCCCATGAACCAGCTCCCATCCTCCCTGGCGGGCGCGATCCGCGCCGCGCTGAGCCCTGACCCGAACGCGCGCCCCGCTAGCGCCGAGGAGTTGTTCGAGAGGGTCGCCGCGCACGCCGATCCGAAGCGCGTGGCGAGTCTGAACCCGGCATCGCTGCGCTCCCGCGCGCCAATCCCCTTGGTCGCCCGGCGGGCCGTCGCGGCCATCCCGCCCGCGCCGCCGATGCCGGCGCTCGAGTCGCTCGGCGAACCCGACGAGTCCTGGCGTCCCGAGCCTACCCGTTCCTGGGCGGCGACTGGGCTCGCGCTCGTGTCCGGCTTCTCGTTGGGCGCCGCGCTCTGCTGGTGGCTGATGTTCTGA
- a CDS encoding TIGR02266 family protein — translation MDEYARERPHEARIRQLSDLPVGDNRRRHSRYAVELEVSLSSDHNFYAGFAENLSEGGVFVATHSLKAVGSKIDLSLHLPGSESPVQVHGEVRWVREYREGSDVPPGIGIRFLELGPEAALAIGAFLSHREPLFFDDE, via the coding sequence ATGGACGAGTACGCCCGCGAACGCCCACATGAAGCCAGGATCCGGCAGCTCTCGGATCTGCCCGTCGGTGACAATCGCCGCAGGCACTCCCGCTACGCCGTCGAGCTCGAGGTCAGCCTTTCGAGCGATCACAACTTCTACGCCGGCTTCGCCGAGAACCTGTCGGAGGGTGGCGTCTTCGTCGCGACTCACTCCCTGAAGGCGGTGGGCAGCAAGATCGACCTCAGCCTGCACCTGCCGGGCTCCGAGTCGCCGGTGCAGGTCCACGGGGAGGTGCGCTGGGTCCGAGAGTACCGCGAAGGCAGCGACGTCCCTCCGGGCATCGGCATCCGCTTCCTCGAGCTCGGTCCGGAGGCCGCGTTGGCCATCGGCGCGTTCCTGTCGCACCGCGAGCCGCTCTTCTTCGACGACGAGTGA
- a CDS encoding DegT/DnrJ/EryC1/StrS family aminotransferase, with the protein MPERIGLSMSAGPDAELGAAFTRVLASRQFILGAEVGAFESELARYLGSPHAIGVSSGTDALVCALLALDIGPGDEVLTTPFTFIATAEAIARVGARPVFADIDPVTLNLDPARVVRTPNTRAVIPVHLFGHPAELAPLELPIIEDAAQAIGARAGGRRVGTLGRLGCFSFFPTKPLGALGDGGAVVTAEAALAERIRRVRQHGSAEKHLYVELGGNFRLDALQAAFLRVKLPYLDGWLEQRRAVALAYSRELAGIDELALPPSREGTEPAWAHYVVRVQDGRRDALARHLDARGIATAVYYPRPLHLQPLFAKLGYARGDFPHAERAADEVLALPLFPGLTAEQRGRVVDAVRGFFR; encoded by the coding sequence ATGCCCGAGAGGATCGGACTCAGCATGTCCGCCGGACCCGACGCCGAGCTCGGCGCGGCGTTCACTCGCGTCCTCGCCTCGCGGCAGTTCATCCTGGGCGCGGAGGTCGGCGCGTTCGAGTCCGAGCTCGCCCGATACCTCGGGAGCCCTCACGCCATCGGAGTCTCCTCGGGCACCGATGCGCTGGTGTGCGCTCTGCTCGCCCTGGACATCGGTCCCGGCGACGAGGTGCTCACCACACCGTTCACCTTCATCGCCACGGCCGAGGCCATCGCGCGGGTCGGCGCACGCCCGGTGTTCGCCGACATCGATCCGGTCACGCTGAACCTGGATCCGGCCCGCGTGGTGCGCACGCCGAACACGCGGGCGGTCATCCCCGTGCACTTGTTCGGCCACCCCGCCGAGCTCGCGCCGCTCGAGCTGCCCATCATCGAAGACGCCGCGCAGGCCATCGGCGCGCGCGCGGGTGGGCGTCGCGTGGGGACGCTGGGCAGGCTGGGGTGCTTCAGCTTTTTTCCGACCAAGCCCCTGGGCGCGCTGGGCGACGGCGGTGCGGTGGTGACGGCCGAGGCCGCGCTGGCGGAACGCATCCGGCGCGTGCGCCAGCACGGCTCGGCGGAGAAGCACCTGTACGTGGAGCTGGGCGGCAACTTCCGCCTGGACGCGCTGCAAGCGGCGTTTCTGCGCGTCAAGCTGCCGTACCTCGACGGCTGGCTCGAGCAGCGGCGCGCCGTTGCCCTGGCGTATTCCCGGGAGCTCGCGGGCATCGACGAGCTCGCGCTGCCGCCGAGTCGCGAGGGGACCGAGCCCGCGTGGGCGCACTACGTGGTGCGCGTGCAGGACGGGCGACGCGACGCGCTCGCGCGGCACCTCGACGCGCGCGGCATCGCCACGGCGGTGTACTACCCGCGGCCGCTGCACCTGCAACCGCTGTTCGCTAAGCTCGGCTACGCGCGCGGCGACTTCCCGCACGCCGAGCGTGCGGCGGACGAGGTCTTGGCGCTGCCGCTCTTCCCCGGGCTCACGGCGGAGCAGCGAGGCAGGGTGGTGGACGCGGTGCGGGGGTTCTTCCGCTGA
- a CDS encoding thiamine pyrophosphate-binding protein, translating into MSSESAVSLSLVTTKTEAAPLAIDVFLRYLKAEGVRYVFGIPGGLLHPLFEWLEEDAELDLIVSKHEEGAAFMADGYARVSGRLAVCAGTAGPGATNLMTGVSCAFADGVPMLVITGQAASHALGRGAAQETAREDMDIVEMFRPVTKYSAMVTAPASLPRHLRRALRLALSGRPGPVHLNVPVDLWEKPLEEDWFDPKTYRPETHTFDRHAVRESAELLLNASRPVLLAGSGVASARARDHLIALAELLSARVATTPRAKGVFPESHPLSLGVLGVAGHRAARETILGDEVDVLLTLGASLNETSTLNWHPSFCPSRALIQCDIDAERIGRNYPVDVPLVGDVHNILTELVYHLHRRIREGAEVASSWPSAPELERGHARFDDAELRQSDALPLKPQRWRCDLMEVLPRDAILFSDIGGHMLFNIHHLEVEHGQDFIINLGFGSMGHGTAAPIGAALAQPDRTVVAIVGDGCFTMNGMELLTASEYGIPVLWIVENNNMHGITFHASARVGKHGRPLQSIRYERPIEVASIARSMGMRAWVVDAPGRLQRAVNEWLASRAPGLIEVRVDGAIPPPMGGRVQSLSGFIRR; encoded by the coding sequence ATGAGCTCGGAGAGCGCAGTCAGCTTGAGCTTGGTGACGACGAAGACGGAGGCGGCGCCCTTGGCAATCGACGTGTTCCTCCGCTACCTGAAGGCGGAGGGCGTCCGCTACGTGTTCGGGATCCCCGGCGGCCTGTTACATCCCCTGTTCGAGTGGCTGGAGGAGGACGCGGAGCTCGATCTGATCGTGAGCAAGCACGAGGAGGGCGCGGCGTTCATGGCGGACGGCTACGCGCGCGTCTCGGGACGCCTGGCCGTGTGCGCTGGCACCGCCGGCCCGGGCGCGACCAACCTGATGACCGGCGTCTCCTGCGCGTTCGCCGACGGCGTTCCGATGCTGGTCATCACCGGGCAGGCTGCGAGCCACGCGCTGGGCCGCGGAGCGGCACAGGAGACGGCGCGCGAGGACATGGACATCGTCGAGATGTTCCGCCCGGTCACCAAGTACAGCGCGATGGTCACCGCGCCCGCCAGCCTGCCGCGGCACCTGCGCCGTGCGCTGCGGCTGGCGCTCTCGGGACGTCCGGGGCCGGTGCACCTGAACGTGCCGGTGGATCTCTGGGAGAAGCCGCTGGAGGAGGACTGGTTCGATCCCAAGACCTATCGGCCCGAGACCCACACCTTCGACCGGCACGCGGTGCGAGAGAGCGCGGAGCTGTTGCTGAACGCTTCGCGGCCCGTGCTCCTCGCCGGCTCCGGCGTGGCCTCGGCCCGCGCCCGGGATCACCTGATCGCGCTCGCGGAGCTCCTGTCTGCGCGGGTGGCGACGACGCCTCGGGCCAAGGGTGTGTTTCCGGAGTCCCATCCGCTGAGCCTCGGCGTGCTCGGCGTGGCGGGTCATCGCGCCGCCAGAGAGACCATCTTGGGCGACGAAGTGGACGTGCTCCTCACGCTGGGCGCGTCGCTCAACGAGACCAGCACGCTCAACTGGCACCCGAGCTTCTGCCCCTCCCGCGCGCTCATTCAGTGCGACATCGACGCCGAGCGCATCGGACGCAACTACCCCGTGGACGTCCCGCTGGTGGGTGACGTCCACAACATCCTGACGGAGCTCGTCTACCACCTTCATCGCCGCATCCGCGAGGGCGCGGAGGTCGCCTCGAGCTGGCCTTCGGCCCCAGAGCTCGAGCGGGGTCACGCGCGCTTCGACGACGCGGAGCTGCGCCAGTCCGACGCTCTCCCGCTCAAGCCGCAGCGCTGGCGCTGCGACCTGATGGAGGTCCTGCCGCGCGACGCCATCCTGTTCTCGGACATTGGCGGTCACATGCTGTTCAACATCCACCACCTGGAGGTCGAGCACGGGCAGGACTTCATCATCAACCTGGGCTTCGGCTCCATGGGGCACGGCACCGCCGCGCCCATCGGGGCGGCCTTGGCTCAGCCGGACCGCACGGTGGTCGCCATCGTCGGCGACGGCTGCTTCACGATGAACGGCATGGAACTGCTCACCGCGAGCGAATACGGCATCCCGGTGCTCTGGATCGTCGAGAACAACAACATGCACGGCATCACCTTCCACGCCAGCGCCCGAGTGGGCAAACACGGGCGACCGCTCCAGTCCATCCGCTACGAGCGGCCCATCGAGGTGGCGAGCATCGCGCGCTCCATGGGGATGCGCGCCTGGGTGGTGGACGCGCCGGGGCGCCTTCAGCGCGCCGTGAACGAGTGGCTCGCGTCGCGGGCTCCCGGTCTGATCGAGGTGCGCGTGGACGGCGCCATCCCGCCGCCCATGGGCGGTCGCGTGCAGTCGCTGTCGGGCTTCATCCGGCGCTGA
- a CDS encoding response regulator: MASLLLVSADQEYVSGFLGQSESRGARVVASLPEAAELLRSIAFDVVLIDLDLGGARDVYLVRAIRELCPGAAIVALVNGDSEPAAFEALREGAEDCLSKQGDDRARVFRVVPRAVDRMWLRGFFEKRERLLESAFAALSPNIAVVDDHGVIVVTNQSWDEFCAENAGEPRMCGPGASYLGVLSAAVATEPEVELVLQGLSAVLSGKTQHFRTEYRCDSPTRARWFLMQVDRMPGGERGVVVSHTDITERRQVEDALRQSEADFRSLLERFPQGLAIHRAGTIVWVNQVLLGALGYSDPSEVVGRPVLDLVQPEEHAVVAARMQRSLGGEQLPALEEQLRHKDGSIVLAEVSAVPIHFEGAPAVLVMGSDPGERRAVTAELMQMDRMHSVGLLALGLGHEINNPLSLVTANVDLAFRRAAELQRLADGPSAAKLDPRALEALFELTDGLREIRESLGEARQGARRVQDIVRELRTFSRPEEESVGPVSVERVLDAAISVAQNEIRHRARIVKRYTSVPPVAGNEARLGQVFLNLLVNAAQAIPVGAADRNEIRLDTYAAGDRVVVEIADTGSGIAAEHLPRLFEPFFTTKPVGQGTGLGLAICRDIVMKAGGSIGVESTPDRGTTFRVTLVPSALPAPTRPPSSDSALRSVPSHLCVLVVDDEPLMGRVVKRCFGKVHVVEWVGSGREALERLGGPQHWDVVFLDVMMPEMTGIEVFEAVREQAPGHLDAIVFLTGGAFAPGGEEFLARTGRPRIAKPFEARELLAIAQEVVQARAPRER, translated from the coding sequence ATGGCTTCTCTCCTCTTGGTTTCGGCCGACCAGGAGTACGTGTCCGGCTTCCTCGGCCAGTCGGAGAGTCGCGGCGCGCGCGTGGTCGCGTCCCTCCCCGAGGCGGCAGAGCTGCTCCGGTCCATCGCCTTCGACGTCGTGTTGATCGATCTGGATCTGGGCGGCGCGCGCGACGTGTATCTGGTGCGCGCGATCCGGGAGCTCTGCCCGGGCGCCGCCATCGTCGCGCTGGTGAACGGCGACTCCGAGCCCGCTGCCTTCGAGGCGCTGCGTGAAGGCGCGGAGGACTGCCTGAGCAAACAAGGAGACGACCGCGCGCGCGTGTTCCGCGTCGTGCCGCGCGCGGTGGATCGAATGTGGCTGCGGGGCTTCTTCGAGAAGCGCGAGCGACTCCTGGAGAGCGCGTTTGCTGCGCTCTCGCCGAACATCGCGGTGGTGGACGACCACGGCGTCATCGTCGTCACCAACCAGTCGTGGGACGAGTTCTGCGCGGAAAACGCCGGGGAGCCGCGCATGTGCGGCCCTGGCGCGTCGTATCTCGGCGTGCTCAGCGCCGCTGTCGCGACGGAGCCCGAGGTCGAGCTCGTCTTGCAGGGGCTCTCCGCGGTGCTCTCCGGGAAGACCCAGCACTTTCGCACGGAGTACCGCTGCGACTCACCGACCCGTGCGCGCTGGTTCTTGATGCAGGTCGACCGCATGCCGGGAGGCGAGCGCGGCGTGGTCGTCAGTCACACGGACATCACCGAGCGCAGGCAGGTCGAGGACGCGCTCAGGCAGTCCGAAGCGGACTTCCGTTCGCTGCTCGAGCGCTTCCCGCAAGGCCTCGCCATTCACCGCGCCGGGACCATCGTGTGGGTGAACCAGGTGCTGCTCGGCGCCCTGGGCTACTCGGACCCCAGCGAGGTCGTCGGGCGCCCGGTGCTCGATCTGGTGCAGCCCGAGGAGCACGCCGTGGTGGCCGCCCGCATGCAGCGATCGCTGGGCGGCGAGCAGTTGCCCGCGCTCGAGGAGCAGCTCCGGCACAAAGACGGGAGCATCGTCTTGGCAGAGGTGTCCGCAGTCCCCATTCACTTCGAGGGCGCGCCCGCTGTGCTGGTCATGGGCTCCGATCCCGGTGAGCGCCGCGCGGTCACGGCGGAGCTGATGCAGATGGACCGCATGCACTCGGTCGGCCTCTTGGCGCTCGGGTTGGGACACGAGATCAACAACCCGCTCAGCTTGGTCACCGCCAACGTGGATCTGGCGTTCCGGCGCGCGGCAGAGCTTCAGCGGCTCGCCGACGGGCCCTCCGCTGCCAAGCTGGACCCGCGAGCGCTGGAGGCGCTGTTCGAGCTCACCGACGGCCTCCGGGAGATCCGTGAGTCGCTCGGCGAGGCTCGGCAGGGGGCGCGCCGAGTCCAGGACATCGTGCGCGAGCTCCGCACCTTCAGCCGTCCCGAGGAAGAGTCGGTGGGTCCCGTCTCCGTCGAGCGCGTGCTCGACGCGGCGATCAGCGTCGCTCAGAACGAGATCCGGCATCGCGCGCGCATCGTCAAGCGCTACACCAGCGTGCCGCCGGTCGCGGGCAACGAGGCGCGCCTCGGACAGGTGTTCCTCAATCTCTTGGTGAACGCGGCGCAGGCCATCCCGGTGGGTGCCGCGGATCGCAACGAGATCCGTCTGGACACCTACGCGGCCGGTGATCGTGTCGTGGTCGAGATCGCCGACACCGGCTCGGGGATCGCCGCCGAGCACTTGCCGCGACTGTTCGAGCCGTTCTTCACCACCAAACCGGTCGGGCAGGGCACCGGCCTGGGCTTGGCCATTTGTCGCGACATCGTCATGAAGGCAGGCGGCTCGATCGGCGTCGAGAGCACCCCGGATCGAGGTACCACCTTTCGGGTCACGCTGGTGCCGTCCGCGCTGCCGGCTCCGACCAGGCCGCCCTCCTCGGACTCCGCGCTGCGGTCGGTGCCGAGTCATTTGTGCGTGCTGGTCGTCGACGACGAGCCGCTCATGGGTCGGGTGGTGAAGCGGTGCTTCGGCAAGGTCCACGTCGTGGAGTGGGTCGGAAGCGGTCGCGAGGCGCTCGAGCGCCTCGGCGGCCCACAGCACTGGGACGTGGTCTTCCTCGACGTGATGATGCCCGAGATGACCGGTATCGAGGTGTTCGAGGCGGTGAGAGAGCAAGCGCCGGGGCACCTCGACGCCATCGTGTTCCTCACGGGCGGCGCCTTCGCGCCCGGCGGCGAGGAGTTCCTCGCGCGCACCGGGCGGCCCCGCATAGCCAAGCCCTTCGAGGCCCGAGAGCTCCTGGCGATCGCCCAGGAGGTCGTGCAGGCGCGGGCGCCGCGAGAGCGGTAG